Proteins from one Pyrobaculum neutrophilum V24Sta genomic window:
- a CDS encoding NAD(P)/FAD-dependent oxidoreductase, giving the protein MEADYDVIIIGAGIAGLSAALYASRQRLRTLVISRDLGGQLNMTTLIENYPAIPKISGPELAKRVEQQARSFGAEIIFDEVKTVEKGEGVFIVKTEGGDEYKTLAVILAFGKTPKELGVPGEAKFKNKGVSYCTICDAPFFKGQDIALVSWGDLAREPVTILSSVSNKFYWIYPSEKPIHDDEFIEQARRLGKAVFMPNSEVVEIKGDTKVRSIVVRNRKTGETQELPVAAVFVEVGYVTKSDFVKHLVDLNERGEIIADWEGRTKTPGVFAAGDIVAYPYKQAVISAAMGVAAALSATAYVMKIKGRPLHSLVDWRAEKK; this is encoded by the coding sequence ATGGAGGCCGACTACGACGTTATAATCATAGGGGCAGGCATAGCGGGGCTTTCAGCAGCCCTATATGCCTCACGCCAGCGCCTTAGGACTCTGGTGATAAGCAGAGATCTGGGGGGCCAACTAAACATGACCACGTTGATTGAGAACTACCCAGCTATACCAAAGATCTCGGGGCCGGAGCTGGCGAAAAGGGTGGAGCAACAAGCCCGCTCCTTTGGAGCCGAGATAATCTTCGACGAGGTGAAAACCGTGGAAAAGGGCGAGGGCGTATTTATCGTAAAGACCGAGGGGGGAGACGAGTACAAAACGCTTGCGGTCATCCTGGCGTTTGGGAAAACGCCGAAGGAGCTCGGCGTACCCGGCGAGGCTAAGTTCAAAAACAAGGGAGTGTCCTACTGCACCATCTGCGATGCCCCGTTCTTCAAGGGGCAAGACATAGCGCTGGTGAGTTGGGGCGATCTGGCCAGGGAGCCCGTAACGATACTCTCCTCGGTATCCAACAAGTTCTACTGGATATACCCCTCAGAGAAACCCATACACGACGACGAGTTCATAGAACAGGCTAGGAGGTTGGGGAAGGCCGTCTTTATGCCAAACAGCGAGGTGGTGGAGATAAAGGGCGACACAAAGGTGAGGTCTATCGTCGTGCGGAACAGAAAAACCGGGGAGACCCAGGAGTTGCCCGTGGCTGCCGTCTTCGTAGAGGTGGGCTACGTCACAAAAAGCGACTTTGTTAAACATCTTGTGGACCTCAACGAAAGAGGTGAGATAATAGCGGATTGGGAGGGTAGGACTAAGACCCCCGGCGTGTTTGCAGCGGGTGACATCGTGGCATATCCCTACAAGCAAGCCGTGATCTCGGCAGCCATGGGCGTCGCCGCTGCCCTATCTGCCACAGCCTACGTCATGAAGATCAAAGGGAGGCCCCTCCACTCCTTGGTGGACTGGCGTGCCGAAAAGAAGTAG
- a CDS encoding 30S ribosomal protein S19 produces the protein MSSKEQEAQKGKQGWITPAVIPPEEWGTFRYRGKTLEELLNLPMDEFIKLLPARQRRSLKRGLKPEHRKLLEKIRKAKRLAAQGKKVTIKTHSRDMIILPEMVGLTIHVYNGITYIPVFISPWHIGHYLGEFALTTKVVQHGEPGLKATRSSLHIAAK, from the coding sequence ATGTCTTCAAAAGAGCAGGAGGCTCAGAAGGGGAAGCAGGGTTGGATAACCCCCGCCGTTATCCCGCCGGAGGAGTGGGGGACGTTTAGATACAGAGGCAAAACTCTTGAGGAGCTCCTAAACCTCCCAATGGACGAGTTTATCAAGCTGTTGCCGGCGCGCCAGAGGAGGAGCCTCAAGAGAGGGCTAAAGCCGGAGCACAGGAAGTTGCTTGAGAAAATCAGGAAGGCCAAGAGGCTCGCGGCGCAGGGGAAGAAGGTCACCATAAAAACCCACAGTAGAGACATGATAATACTGCCCGAGATGGTCGGCTTAACTATACACGTATACAACGGTATTACCTACATACCGGTCTTCATATCGCCTTGGCACATAGGCCACTACCTAGGCGAGTTCGCCCTCACCACCAAGGTTGTGCAACACGGCGAGCCAGGCCTAAAGGCGACAAGGTCCTCGCTCCACATCGCCGCTAAGTGA
- a CDS encoding 30S ribosomal protein S17 yields the protein MTVVKLQSRPRAGDVVTLPNGKKVEVRDIGLPYVQPPLAVCDDPLCPWHGHLKIRLKLLEVTVEKVRMHKAAVVTHEWVHYIRKYNRYERRRRRIKVRVPECIEVKPGDKVIIAETRPLSKTISWVVIGKREDLIAWKAKHETLTA from the coding sequence ATGACGGTCGTGAAGCTACAGTCTAGACCTCGCGCCGGCGACGTCGTAACTCTGCCCAATGGAAAGAAGGTGGAGGTGAGAGACATAGGCTTGCCGTATGTTCAACCTCCGCTGGCCGTATGCGACGACCCCCTCTGTCCTTGGCACGGGCATCTCAAGATTAGGCTGAAGCTGCTTGAGGTCACCGTTGAGAAGGTCAGGATGCACAAAGCCGCCGTGGTGACCCACGAGTGGGTCCACTACATACGTAAGTACAACCGCTACGAGCGTAGAAGGAGAAGGATCAAGGTGAGAGTCCCCGAGTGTATAGAGGTGAAGCCGGGGGACAAGGTGATCATAGCAGAGACGAGGCCGCTCTCTAAAACTATCTCCTGGGTTGTCATAGGCAAGAGGGAGGACCTAATCGCCTGGAAAGCCAAACACGAGACCTTGACCGCCTAG
- a CDS encoding ERCC4 domain-containing protein — translation MMKFELVPTVLVDSREQAEEVVRHIKEAGCAVVKTKLEVGDYVAGVFIFERKSASDFVNSIIDGRLFDQAERLKSAGLRPVIVVEGDLWEELKSRRVSPNAVLGAQLALYKMGLGLIYTEDRAQTGALLCLAAKKEGGGKVKAPAAKKGSDVRALQIALLASLPGIGPKRAEELLKRFGTPLNALLNYRSWNIDERRHAAIKRILETPYSSGSQLDDFL, via the coding sequence ATGATGAAATTCGAGCTTGTCCCTACCGTTCTCGTAGACTCGCGCGAACAAGCTGAGGAGGTAGTACGCCACATAAAGGAGGCCGGTTGCGCCGTTGTAAAAACTAAGCTTGAGGTGGGGGACTACGTGGCTGGCGTCTTTATCTTCGAAAGGAAAAGCGCTTCGGATTTTGTAAATTCTATAATCGACGGCAGGCTTTTCGATCAAGCCGAAAGGCTTAAGAGTGCCGGACTGAGGCCGGTGATAGTTGTGGAGGGTGACCTCTGGGAGGAGCTAAAGTCGAGGAGGGTTTCCCCAAACGCCGTCTTAGGCGCCCAGTTGGCCCTCTACAAGATGGGGCTTGGTCTCATATATACGGAGGATAGGGCGCAGACGGGGGCCCTCCTCTGTCTCGCCGCCAAGAAGGAAGGTGGTGGCAAGGTGAAGGCGCCTGCCGCTAAAAAGGGAAGCGACGTCCGCGCCCTTCAGATCGCGCTTCTGGCCTCTCTGCCCGGCATAGGGCCTAAGCGTGCTGAGGAGCTGTTGAAGAGGTTCGGCACCCCCCTCAACGCCCTCCTTAACTACAGATCGTGGAACATAGACGAGAGACGACATGCCGCGATTAAGAGGATCCTAGAAACTCCGTACTCCTCCGGCTCGCAACTTGACGATTTTCTATAG
- a CDS encoding family 1 glycosylhydrolase, translating to MQIGAAVSPYQHFGFCRCDLPDEPGAHHLLFYEEDLDLARRLGLDAFRTGVEWALVETREGEYNRESIRLFSDYLASIKRRGLKTWVSLHHFTNPRWVWKHGGWESRHVARRFVQYVELVARELGGLIDVALLFNEPNMYTFLAYIRGDLPPYGFLSPRHMRRALENIKRAILEARDVVKSYGVAVSFTHSYTKIESRNIVFKAVSFFLNRQHIEYMQMFKEMDYTSLNYYVVGRYEDLALRFIYRPAALLEVKSPTPLAVTEFGIATRDERTRYSYLCAMAHVLKRAKPVAAIWWSFLHGYEWGLGYQPFFALVDVVGTRRVPTELAKKFRQTLENPPECPLEERNAGLEWRWEPL from the coding sequence GTGCAGATAGGCGCGGCGGTTTCTCCATATCAACACTTCGGCTTTTGTAGATGCGACCTCCCCGACGAACCGGGAGCCCACCACCTGCTCTTCTACGAGGAGGACCTCGACCTCGCCAGGAGGCTAGGCCTTGACGCGTTTAGGACAGGCGTCGAGTGGGCGTTGGTGGAGACGAGGGAGGGGGAGTACAACCGGGAGTCTATTAGGCTGTTTTCAGACTACCTAGCCTCCATAAAGAGACGTGGGCTCAAGACGTGGGTCTCCCTGCACCACTTCACCAACCCGAGGTGGGTTTGGAAACATGGCGGGTGGGAATCGAGGCATGTGGCTAGGCGGTTTGTCCAATACGTCGAGCTCGTGGCTAGAGAGCTGGGTGGCTTGATAGACGTAGCTCTCCTCTTTAACGAGCCAAATATGTACACGTTTCTCGCCTATATCAGAGGCGATCTGCCGCCTTACGGCTTCCTATCGCCTAGGCACATGCGTAGGGCTTTGGAGAACATCAAGAGGGCCATCCTGGAGGCCAGAGACGTGGTGAAATCCTACGGCGTCGCCGTATCTTTTACACATTCGTACACGAAAATCGAGTCTAGAAACATAGTTTTCAAGGCTGTATCCTTTTTCCTAAATAGACAGCACATAGAATATATGCAGATGTTTAAAGAAATGGATTATACATCGCTAAACTATTACGTTGTGGGGAGATACGAAGATCTGGCGTTACGTTTTATCTATAGACCAGCGGCTTTGCTGGAGGTGAAGAGCCCTACGCCTCTTGCAGTGACGGAATTCGGCATAGCAACAAGAGACGAGAGGACGAGATACAGCTACCTCTGCGCCATGGCTCATGTCTTAAAGAGGGCGAAACCTGTGGCCGCTATCTGGTGGAGCTTTCTACACGGCTACGAATGGGGGCTCGGGTACCAGCCCTTTTTTGCCTTAGTCGACGTAGTAGGCACGAGACGTGTTCCCACCGAACTTGCGAAAAAGTTTAGGCAGACGCTTGAGAATCCGCCGGAGTGCCCTCTCGAGGAGAGAAACGCTGGTCTAGAGTGGCGTTGGGAACCGCTATAG
- a CDS encoding universal stress protein: MVDEPSYELAYRFRRILVPVSPMNPSRLKEILSVAADFGERYGAEIVYVYVAAGDADVEQLKRSIEEHMARKGVRYSFKVRKLGEGETVASEIVKELSENSYDMVILHSRGYYGSSALLYNSTSIAVALAANTSVLILR, encoded by the coding sequence ATGGTGGATGAGCCGTCATACGAGCTCGCCTATAGGTTTAGACGGATACTTGTCCCAGTCTCGCCGATGAATCCCTCCAGGCTGAAGGAGATCTTGAGCGTGGCGGCCGACTTTGGGGAGAGATACGGCGCCGAGATAGTATATGTCTACGTAGCCGCTGGCGATGCGGACGTGGAGCAGCTGAAGAGATCTATCGAAGAGCATATGGCTAGGAAGGGGGTTAGATACAGCTTTAAGGTGAGGAAACTCGGCGAAGGCGAAACCGTTGCCTCGGAGATCGTGAAAGAGCTTTCTGAAAACAGCTACGACATGGTTATCCTACACTCGCGTGGGTACTACGGCTCTTCAGCGCTTCTCTACAACAGCACATCTATCGCAGTAGCGCTAGCGGCCAACACCTCCGTCTTAATACTGCGGTAG
- a CDS encoding type II glyceraldehyde-3-phosphate dehydrogenase, giving the protein MIRVGIVGYGTIGKRIADAVVAQDDMKIAGVLKVSPDYEAKVAVSRGFPVYTLPDRVEKFKKAGIEPAGTIEDLIKASDVVVDASPEDVGRENKEKYYQRYDKPVIFQGGEEADVAEVSFNALANYEEARGKRYVRVVSCNTTGITRVLTSLTLNGVGIKKARIFIARRGADPKEHKKGPINDVVPNPATVPSHHGPDVQTILRNVDIVTMAVAVPVTIMHMHMAYIELDSAYPKDQVIEAFAKTPRIFLADVGAGFQSLAQVIEYARDLGRPRGDFPEVAVFRDSVTTHGNELYLMYGVHQESIVVPENIDAIRSIFGTLPKWRSIEKTDKSLKLTTEGKRYG; this is encoded by the coding sequence ATGATAAGGGTAGGCATCGTCGGCTACGGCACAATAGGCAAAAGAATCGCAGACGCCGTTGTTGCACAAGACGACATGAAGATAGCCGGCGTGTTGAAGGTAAGCCCAGACTACGAGGCGAAAGTCGCAGTTTCCCGAGGCTTCCCGGTCTACACGCTGCCCGACAGAGTTGAGAAGTTCAAAAAAGCCGGCATAGAGCCCGCGGGCACGATAGAGGATCTAATCAAGGCATCCGACGTGGTTGTCGACGCCTCGCCTGAGGACGTTGGGCGGGAAAATAAGGAGAAGTACTACCAGAGGTATGACAAACCAGTCATATTCCAAGGCGGCGAGGAGGCCGACGTGGCAGAGGTTAGCTTCAACGCGTTGGCGAACTACGAGGAGGCTAGGGGCAAGCGCTACGTCAGAGTGGTGAGTTGCAACACCACAGGAATCACGAGAGTGCTAACATCGCTAACCCTCAACGGCGTCGGCATAAAGAAGGCGAGGATATTTATAGCGAGGAGAGGCGCCGACCCTAAGGAGCACAAGAAGGGGCCTATCAACGACGTGGTTCCAAACCCAGCCACCGTGCCTAGCCACCACGGCCCCGACGTACAGACAATACTGAGAAACGTCGATATTGTGACTATGGCTGTCGCAGTACCTGTGACGATAATGCACATGCACATGGCGTATATAGAGCTAGATTCAGCCTATCCCAAAGACCAAGTCATAGAGGCTTTCGCTAAAACGCCGCGTATCTTCTTAGCAGACGTTGGGGCGGGTTTCCAGAGCCTCGCGCAGGTGATCGAATACGCGAGGGATCTCGGGAGACCGAGAGGCGACTTCCCCGAGGTGGCCGTGTTTAGAGACTCGGTAACCACCCACGGAAACGAGCTCTACCTCATGTACGGCGTCCACCAGGAGTCGATAGTGGTGCCAGAGAACATAGACGCGATACGCTCCATATTCGGCACGTTGCCTAAGTGGAGATCCATAGAAAAAACCGATAAATCGCTTAAGCTCACCACAGAGGGGAAGAGATACGGCTGA
- a CDS encoding phosphoglycerate kinase, with amino-acid sequence MLLNDVIDQLPNINKCLRKGKTLFIRVDINSPIVNGKIVDDFRIRAHATTLKLASEAGAKAVVLAHQGRPGQDDFTSLEIHKPYIEKYLERPIKFVDDVAGPEARRQIKELREGEILLLENVRLLSEEVIEKVPEAQAETYLVRKLAPLGDYFVFDGFAVAHRSQPSVVGFPMVLPSCMGPVFERELRALSVVFERRGKGVLLIAGGAKISDTLKAVEQLLKSNTAEHVAVGGLVGFVFSVAKYGFVNSALRQEVEKGGYMPYVDKARALLDKYGKQIYTPIDFAVNQNGRMDVDIYSLPQVPLDIGRSTVIQFKELIENSEIVIFSGPMGYIEDERFAAGTIELMRAASKKRLILGGGHTILGAEKAGVLDKAFHVSTGGRAFIQTIGGEEMPAVKALLTSAKKFGL; translated from the coding sequence ATGCTACTTAATGATGTTATAGACCAGTTGCCAAACATCAATAAATGCCTAAGAAAAGGCAAAACTCTATTTATCAGAGTTGATATAAACTCTCCCATAGTAAATGGAAAGATAGTTGACGATTTTAGGATAAGAGCTCACGCAACCACCCTCAAGTTGGCCTCTGAGGCGGGGGCGAAAGCCGTGGTTCTAGCCCACCAGGGCAGACCCGGCCAAGACGACTTCACCTCCCTAGAAATCCACAAGCCGTACATCGAGAAGTACCTCGAGAGACCGATCAAGTTCGTAGACGACGTCGCAGGTCCCGAGGCTAGGAGACAGATCAAAGAGCTGAGGGAGGGAGAGATACTGCTTCTGGAAAACGTGAGACTGCTCTCGGAGGAGGTTATAGAGAAAGTCCCGGAGGCCCAGGCCGAGACCTATCTAGTGCGTAAGCTGGCGCCGCTGGGGGACTACTTCGTTTTCGACGGCTTCGCGGTGGCGCATAGATCGCAGCCGAGCGTCGTCGGATTCCCAATGGTGCTGCCGTCGTGTATGGGTCCGGTTTTTGAGAGAGAACTGAGGGCGCTTAGCGTGGTCTTTGAGAGACGCGGAAAAGGCGTACTGCTGATAGCAGGCGGAGCGAAGATCTCCGACACTCTCAAAGCCGTGGAACAGCTGTTGAAGAGCAACACCGCGGAGCACGTAGCAGTAGGCGGCCTCGTCGGATTTGTGTTCTCAGTGGCGAAGTACGGGTTTGTAAACAGCGCGCTGAGGCAGGAGGTGGAAAAAGGCGGCTATATGCCATATGTAGATAAGGCGCGGGCGCTGTTGGACAAGTACGGGAAGCAGATCTATACGCCGATAGACTTCGCCGTAAATCAAAACGGCAGAATGGACGTAGATATATACTCGCTTCCTCAAGTGCCGCTGGACATAGGCCGATCCACCGTGATACAGTTTAAGGAGCTTATCGAAAACAGCGAGATCGTCATATTCAGCGGACCCATGGGCTATATAGAAGATGAGAGATTCGCCGCAGGCACGATAGAGCTCATGCGCGCGGCCTCCAAAAAACGGCTGATACTAGGCGGCGGCCACACGATACTGGGGGCCGAGAAGGCGGGGGTGTTAGACAAGGCGTTCCACGTCTCCACCGGAGGCCGCGCGTTTATACAGACCATAGGGGGCGAGGAAATGCCTGCTGTGAAAGCGTTATTAACATCGGCTAAGAAGTTTGGGCTATGA
- a CDS encoding nucleotidyltransferase yields the protein MRLDKYREALKLVAAKLQERDVEFVLVGSAVLPFLYKIEYDPGDIDLFILNKSTVLDNELFEEIASQNDWDMGTSDHGTIYYEIIARGEAVRVDLLENILDIYIPPELLSDLKHVDVNGLKIKSIGLEELLVLKAKIATREAEEFINEVARLILERNIKIDYDKIKKYANLYPEDSEGILKRLRRNGIYVE from the coding sequence ATGCGCCTTGACAAATACCGAGAGGCGCTGAAGTTGGTTGCCGCCAAGCTTCAAGAGAGAGATGTAGAGTTCGTACTCGTCGGCAGCGCCGTATTGCCCTTTCTCTACAAGATAGAGTACGACCCAGGCGACATCGACCTATTTATCTTGAACAAGTCCACCGTATTAGACAACGAGCTTTTCGAGGAAATAGCTAGCCAGAACGATTGGGATATGGGGACCTCCGACCACGGCACGATATACTATGAAATAATAGCCAGAGGCGAGGCGGTACGTGTAGATCTGCTGGAGAACATCCTCGACATCTATATCCCACCAGAGCTCCTATCAGACTTAAAACACGTCGACGTCAACGGTCTCAAGATCAAGTCCATAGGCCTAGAGGAGTTGCTTGTGCTTAAGGCAAAGATAGCGACTAGAGAGGCGGAGGAGTTTATTAATGAAGTAGCACGGTTAATACTTGAACGAAACATCAAGATAGATTACGATAAGATCAAAAAATATGCCAATTTATACCCAGAAGATTCTGAAGGTATTTTAAAAAGACTAAGGAGAAACGGTATCTACGTCGAATAG
- a CDS encoding threonine--tRNA ligase — protein MRVLYLHTERFSWEVKEPALDIRDEPVSGGASNALVVFTTVERGDVPEEGFLRQIARDIVEVAEKVKASSIVIYPYAHLSNELARPYAAREIVNKLYEVVKSEFRGEVYKAPFGYYKAFELKCLGHPLSELSRSFKPGDSRAEKKAEERRDLYIVITPSGEEHDPAKFNYDGYEDLKILVEKEVFKRELGGGSEPRYLEYMRKFGFEWEPMSDVGHMRYAPEATLMMELVEDYAYAVAKSLGIPVFKIRGTNMFKLSERAIESHARLFGERLYIVESDTDLILRYAACFQQFAMVKDWVISYRQLPFGMLEVADSYRLEQPGETVLLFRLRRFYMPDLHIFTKDLAEAMEVTFRLHEAIFREIGKLGRTYVSLYNVTEDFYKAHRQYLVELARREGKPILVRVLPGQKYYWVLNVEFHIIDELGRPREIATFQIDVGNAQRFGIKYVDENNQTRYPVIIHTAILGSVERYLYAVFDTLARAEKEGKAPRLPTWLSPVQVRIIPITRDNLKYAVEVADKFEAEGIRVDVDDRDETLSKRIRDAEVAWVPYICVVGSKEEAEGVVSVRERGGGQYRVKPEDLIKKIREDVRGYPNRPLYMPRFLSQRPTRS, from the coding sequence ATGCGCGTTTTGTACCTACATACAGAGCGTTTTAGTTGGGAGGTAAAAGAGCCTGCGCTTGATATCAGGGACGAGCCGGTGTCGGGAGGCGCCTCCAACGCCCTCGTGGTGTTTACCACGGTAGAGAGGGGGGACGTCCCCGAGGAGGGATTCCTACGCCAGATCGCCCGCGACATAGTTGAAGTAGCCGAGAAGGTCAAGGCCTCCTCCATCGTTATATACCCCTATGCACATCTCTCAAACGAGTTGGCGAGACCGTACGCCGCGAGAGAAATCGTCAACAAACTGTATGAGGTCGTTAAGTCCGAGTTCCGCGGCGAGGTCTACAAAGCGCCTTTTGGATACTACAAGGCGTTTGAGCTGAAGTGCCTCGGCCACCCCCTTTCGGAGCTGAGCAGGAGCTTCAAGCCCGGCGATTCCAGAGCCGAGAAGAAGGCGGAGGAGAGGAGGGATTTATACATCGTGATTACGCCCTCCGGCGAAGAGCACGACCCAGCTAAGTTCAACTACGACGGCTACGAGGATCTCAAGATCCTCGTCGAGAAGGAGGTGTTCAAGAGGGAGCTCGGCGGCGGTTCTGAGCCGAGGTACCTGGAGTACATGAGGAAGTTCGGCTTCGAGTGGGAGCCTATGTCGGACGTCGGCCACATGCGCTATGCGCCGGAGGCCACCTTGATGATGGAACTTGTGGAGGACTATGCGTACGCGGTCGCCAAATCTCTGGGGATCCCTGTGTTTAAGATAAGGGGGACCAACATGTTTAAGCTGTCGGAGAGAGCCATCGAGTCCCACGCCCGGCTATTCGGCGAACGGCTCTACATCGTTGAGTCGGACACAGACCTCATACTGAGATACGCCGCCTGCTTCCAGCAGTTTGCCATGGTAAAGGACTGGGTCATCAGCTATAGGCAGTTGCCGTTCGGCATGTTGGAGGTGGCCGACTCCTATAGACTTGAGCAACCTGGCGAGACGGTCCTCCTGTTTAGACTAAGGCGGTTCTACATGCCAGATCTCCACATCTTTACGAAGGATCTGGCGGAGGCCATGGAGGTGACCTTTAGACTACACGAGGCGATCTTTAGAGAAATCGGAAAGCTTGGAAGGACCTACGTCTCGCTGTACAACGTGACTGAGGATTTCTACAAGGCGCATAGGCAGTACCTGGTGGAGCTGGCGAGGCGGGAGGGGAAGCCTATACTGGTGAGGGTTCTCCCAGGCCAGAAGTACTACTGGGTTCTAAACGTCGAGTTCCATATAATTGACGAGCTGGGTAGACCCAGAGAAATAGCCACGTTCCAGATCGACGTCGGCAATGCCCAACGCTTCGGCATTAAATACGTTGACGAGAACAACCAGACCAGATATCCAGTGATAATACACACAGCCATCTTGGGAAGCGTTGAGAGGTACCTCTACGCCGTGTTTGACACCTTGGCTAGGGCGGAAAAGGAGGGCAAGGCCCCCCGTCTTCCCACGTGGCTCTCGCCCGTGCAAGTCCGTATTATACCTATCACCAGAGACAACTTGAAGTACGCGGTTGAGGTAGCCGACAAATTCGAGGCCGAGGGCATAAGGGTAGACGTCGACGATAGAGATGAGACGCTCTCTAAGAGGATTAGAGACGCGGAGGTTGCATGGGTACCCTACATATGTGTCGTGGGTTCTAAGGAGGAGGCGGAGGGAGTTGTATCCGTTAGAGAGAGGGGAGGCGGACAGTATAGGGTTAAGCCAGAGGACCTCATTAAGAAGATCAGGGAAGATGTGAGGGGCTACCCTAACAGACCGCTTTATATGCCCCGCTTCCTGAGCCAACGCCCCACGAGGAGCTAG
- the speD gene encoding adenosylmethionine decarboxylase, translating to MQTTTQVKTPVVGKHVYGELYGVDEELLRDQEKLRKIVIEAAHIAKMHLVEVNSWKFKGGDKEGVSVIALVLESHIAIHTWPTYNYATVDVYTCGEHSDPMAAFRYIVSQLAPKRFTVNYSDRSYR from the coding sequence ATGCAGACGACAACCCAAGTCAAAACCCCGGTGGTGGGCAAACACGTCTACGGCGAGCTGTACGGGGTAGACGAAGAGCTTCTCCGAGACCAGGAAAAGCTCAGGAAGATAGTGATAGAGGCTGCGCATATCGCCAAAATGCACCTCGTCGAGGTTAACTCGTGGAAGTTCAAGGGCGGGGATAAGGAGGGCGTATCCGTAATCGCGCTTGTACTGGAGAGCCACATCGCGATACACACGTGGCCGACATACAACTACGCCACCGTAGATGTGTACACATGCGGCGAACATTCCGACCCCATGGCCGCGTTTAGATACATAGTCTCGCAACTAGCCCCCAAGAGGTTCACGGTCAACTACTCAGACCGCTCATATAGGTAA
- a CDS encoding molybdopterin-guanine dinucleotide biosynthesis protein B produces the protein MSLNTAERRPCVIQITGGKDVGKTVLAERLISELKSRGYSVVAVKISHHDPEPPHKDTHRLRRAGADRVLFYNGDIYVLYTREVSCGDVAADYIVVEGLRDVKIGFKIHVGPDPPSDADVVLQTPNEAVKPMCVEQDVCAVLRLISAYRPRR, from the coding sequence ATGAGCTTGAACACGGCGGAGAGGCGCCCCTGCGTGATACAGATCACCGGGGGGAAGGACGTGGGGAAAACCGTGTTGGCCGAGAGGCTTATCTCGGAGTTGAAGAGCAGAGGCTACTCCGTAGTAGCCGTCAAAATCAGCCACCACGATCCCGAGCCTCCGCACAAGGACACCCACCGCCTTAGGAGGGCGGGGGCGGATAGAGTCTTGTTCTACAACGGAGATATCTACGTGCTATACACCCGCGAGGTGTCTTGCGGCGACGTTGCCGCGGACTACATAGTCGTGGAGGGTCTCCGCGACGTAAAGATCGGTTTCAAGATACACGTGGGGCCGGATCCCCCCAGCGACGCCGACGTGGTGCTCCAGACTCCAAACGAAGCCGTCAAGCCGATGTGTGTAGAACAAGACGTATGCGCGGTGCTTAGACTGATCTCCGCCTATAGACCACGTCGTTAA
- a CDS encoding PadR family transcriptional regulator has translation MKAYLRFKRCIGRGNLWLYVVSILNRRGPLHGYGIIQELRQLGFGVSTVYGYVLLKRMVADGVLKEVEKDGKKLYIATDVAQENFRKALRELEDLVKRLS, from the coding sequence ATGAAAGCCTATCTGCGGTTCAAGCGGTGTATAGGGCGGGGGAACCTCTGGCTCTACGTAGTCAGCATACTCAACAGGCGGGGGCCTCTACACGGCTACGGGATCATCCAAGAGCTGAGGCAACTCGGCTTCGGCGTCAGCACAGTCTACGGCTATGTATTGTTGAAGAGGATGGTCGCAGACGGCGTATTGAAGGAGGTGGAGAAAGACGGCAAAAAGCTCTACATAGCGACGGATGTCGCACAGGAGAACTTCAGGAAGGCGTTGAGGGAGCTCGAGGATCTGGTTAAAAGGCTTTCATGA